The genomic DNA GAAGGCTCGACCCCTTTGCGAGGAAGCAGATGCTTACTTGATGATCTTCGTCACCGTACCGGCGCCGACCGTACGACCACCCTCACGGATGGCGAAGCCGAGGCCCTCCTCCATGGCGATCGGCTGGATCAGCTCGACCGTCATGTCGGTGGTGTCGCCGGGCATGACCATCTCGGTGCCCTCGGGCAGCGTGATGACGCCGGTGACGTCCGTGGTGCGGAAGTAGAACTGCGGACGGTAGTTCGTGTAGAAGGGGTTGTGGCGGCCACCCTCGTCCTTGGACAGGATGTAGGCCGTGCCCTCGAAGTCGGTGTGCGGCGTGACCGAACCCGGCTTCACGATGACCTGGCCGCGCTCCACGTCCTCGCGCTTGGTGCCGCGGAGGAGCAGACCACAGTTCTCGCCGGCCCAGGCCTCGTCGAGCTGCTTGTGGAACATCTCGATACCGGTGACGGTCGTCTTCTGCGTCGGGCGCAGACCCACGATCTCGACCTCGGAGTTGATGGCCAGGGTGCCACGCTCGGCGCGACCCGTGACGACGGTGCCACGACCGGTGATCGTGAAGACGTCCTCGACGGGCATGAGGAACGGCTTGTCACGGTCACGCTCCGGGTCCGGAACGCTGTCGTCGACAGCCTGCATGAGCTCGAGGATCGCGTCGACCCACTTCTCGTCGCCCTCGAGGGCCTTGAGAGCGGAGACACGGACGACGGGAGCGTTGTCGCCGTCGAAGCCCTGGCTCGAGAGCAGCTCGCGGACCTCGAGCTCGACGAGCTCCAGGATCTCCTCGTCGTCGACCGCGTCGGACTTGTTCAGCGCGACGAGCAGGTAGGGGACGCCGACCTGCTTGGCGAGCAGCACGTGCTCGCGCGTCTGCGCCATCGGGCCGTCGGTGGCCGCGACGACGAGGATCGCGCCGTCCATCTGCGCCGCACCCGTGATCATGTTCTTGACGTAGTCGGCGTGGCCGGGGGCGTCAACGTGGGCGTAGTGGCGCTTCGGGGTCTCGTACTCGATGTGCGAGATGTTGATCGTGATACCGCGCTGGCGCTCTTCCGGCGCCGAGTCGATGGAAGCGAAGTCACGCTGCACGTTCGTGTCGGACGGGTACTTGTCAGCAAGCACCTTCGAGATCGCTGCGGAGAGCGTGGTCTTGCCGTGGTCGACGTGACCGATCGTTCCGATGTTGACGTGCGGCTTGGTCCGCTCGAACTTGGCCTTAGCCACTGGGTCCTCCTCAGGACGTCGTTGTAGAGGTGCCGGGCACTGGTTTGCGACCGGTTCTCTACGGGTTAGGTTCTCAGTTTAGTAGAGAGGGAATGTGAAGTTGTAGGTGACCTGGGAACCCCGGGTGCTTCGACAGGCTCAGCGACCCAGGGTTCCCAGAAGTGTTACTCGCCCTTGGCCTTCTGGACGATCTCGTCGGCCACCGCGCGCGGGACCTCGGCGTAGCTGTCGAACTCCATGGAGTAGACGGCACGGCCCGAGGTCTTCGAGCGCAGGTCGCCGATGTAGCCGAACATCTCGGACAGCGGCACCGCGGCGCGCACGACCTTGACGCCGGCGGCGTCCTCCATCGACTGGATCTGGCCACGACGCGAGTTCAGGTCGCCGATGACGTCGCCCATGTACTCCTCCGGAGTACGGACCTCGACGGCCATCAGCGGCTCGAGCAGCACGGGGTTGGCACGGCGCGCGGCCTCCTTGAAGCCCATGGAGCCCGCGATCTTGAACGCCATCTCCGAGGAGTCGACGTCGTGCGCCGCACCGTCGACGATGGTCGCCTTGACGCCCACCATCGGGTAGCCCGCGAGGACACCGACGTTCATGGCGTCCTGGAAACCGGCGTCGATCGAGCCGATGTACTCGCGCGGGATGCGGCCACCGGTGACCGCGTTCACGAACTCGTACGTCTTCTCGCCGTCGA from Microbacterium paraoxydans includes the following:
- the tuf gene encoding elongation factor Tu, producing MAKAKFERTKPHVNIGTIGHVDHGKTTLSAAISKVLADKYPSDTNVQRDFASIDSAPEERQRGITINISHIEYETPKRHYAHVDAPGHADYVKNMITGAAQMDGAILVVAATDGPMAQTREHVLLAKQVGVPYLLVALNKSDAVDDEEILELVELEVRELLSSQGFDGDNAPVVRVSALKALEGDEKWVDAILELMQAVDDSVPDPERDRDKPFLMPVEDVFTITGRGTVVTGRAERGTLAINSEVEIVGLRPTQKTTVTGIEMFHKQLDEAWAGENCGLLLRGTKREDVERGQVIVKPGSVTPHTDFEGTAYILSKDEGGRHNPFYTNYRPQFYFRTTDVTGVITLPEGTEMVMPGDTTDMTVELIQPIAMEEGLGFAIREGGRTVGAGTVTKIIK